In Microbacterium sp. SLBN-146, one genomic interval encodes:
- a CDS encoding CHAT domain-containing protein — protein sequence MSRPTLIYYSEDAGDVYGFWQWVDGRRSEPRSFRIDRATLTPLLRELREALPTALPGESVVSAIRRMRTVGSLTSRSRERILARTLSETLIPPALAAELGEEFAATGTTALLRMLPAPSLAAVPWEALLVGDDARPRRLVELVDIVADAPLGVHAGRSRLPEPWSDAVASRPSVHIVDPGAPSASSGSARRVGAVLAPSQRRAIAERHPAARLVSTRAVTRSDLSAQLRAHPAPSRLFYIGHVVSPGRASGATSLLLSDDESMYGVLPVYGGRRPFSALDALEGTMFADRRLADAGLDGDDAALAWPTGRREALPGPDIWPMPPRVALIACTSGGDLEHAEPFGLAIAFINAGAEIVTASRWALPTDLAFRDSEAFRPDIDPQPLLDMALAVDSAHVAPDPVAAIASWQRERAAEWDSRDDAADWLSPVTWAALTTFSAPARSVLPLTADEASQIAADD from the coding sequence ATGTCCCGACCGACGCTGATCTACTACAGCGAGGATGCCGGCGACGTCTACGGATTCTGGCAGTGGGTCGACGGGCGACGCTCGGAGCCGCGGTCGTTCCGCATCGATCGTGCGACGCTGACGCCGCTGCTTCGGGAGCTGCGCGAAGCTCTGCCCACGGCGCTTCCGGGCGAGAGCGTCGTATCGGCGATCCGGCGGATGCGCACCGTGGGATCGCTCACCTCCCGTTCGCGGGAGCGCATCCTTGCCCGCACGCTCAGCGAGACGCTCATCCCCCCGGCGCTCGCGGCTGAACTGGGAGAAGAGTTCGCGGCGACGGGCACGACGGCGCTCCTGCGCATGCTGCCGGCACCGTCCCTCGCGGCGGTGCCGTGGGAGGCGCTCCTCGTCGGCGACGATGCGCGTCCTCGGCGACTCGTCGAACTCGTCGACATCGTGGCGGATGCTCCGCTCGGCGTGCACGCCGGACGGTCGCGGTTGCCCGAGCCGTGGAGCGACGCCGTCGCGTCCAGACCGAGCGTGCACATCGTGGATCCCGGAGCGCCCTCCGCGAGCTCAGGGAGTGCGCGGCGCGTGGGTGCCGTGCTGGCGCCGTCGCAGCGTCGCGCGATCGCCGAGCGGCATCCCGCGGCGCGACTCGTCTCGACGCGCGCCGTCACGCGCAGTGACCTGTCCGCACAGCTTCGTGCTCATCCGGCGCCTTCGCGACTGTTCTACATCGGTCACGTCGTCAGTCCCGGCCGCGCATCCGGGGCGACCTCCCTGCTCCTCAGCGACGACGAGTCCATGTACGGGGTGCTCCCGGTGTACGGGGGTCGCCGACCGTTCAGCGCACTGGACGCGCTCGAGGGCACGATGTTCGCCGACCGGCGGCTCGCCGACGCGGGTCTCGACGGCGACGATGCCGCGCTCGCCTGGCCGACGGGTCGTCGAGAAGCTCTTCCCGGGCCGGACATCTGGCCGATGCCGCCCCGTGTCGCGCTCATCGCGTGCACGTCGGGCGGCGACCTCGAGCACGCGGAGCCGTTCGGCCTCGCCATCGCGTTCATCAATGCCGGGGCCGAGATCGTGACGGCCTCGCGCTGGGCCCTCCCCACCGACCTGGCTTTCCGCGACAGCGAGGCGTTCCGGCCGGACATAGACCCGCAACCCCTGCTCGACATGGCGCTCGCCGTCGACAGCGCTCATGTCGCACCGGATCCTGTCGCGGCCATCGCGTCGTGGCAGCGGGAGCGCGCCGCCGAGTGGGACTCGCGGGATGACGCGGCGGATTGGCTGTCCCCCGTGACCTGGGCCGCCCTCACGACCTTCTCGGCACCGGCACGCAGCGTCCTGCCGCTCACGGCCGATGAGGCCTCTCAGATCGCCGCAGACGACTGA